In Cardinium endosymbiont of Dermatophagoides farinae, the sequence GAGTTGAATATAAATACTATTCCAATTAATCGTTTGCAAAGAAACTTGTCTAGTCATGTAAATGGATGTATTCCCAGAGAGACAAGGGCTAAGTTTCAAAGGTTGGAAGATGAAGGTTTTCTCGGTCAGACTGCTCCAGATTGTCGTGATATTCTAACTAATGATGATGTTAGAAAACATTTTATGTTTTTATTCTATCATTGTCTTACATATAAGGAACCTGGACTAATGTTTCGTACTCGAAACGAACGGGATGAATTTGTAAATAGTTTTAGAAGACTTCCAGGTAGTGCAGCCTTATTTTGGAAGCCTATACGGGTAGATAGGCCTAACAGTCTTAGGGGACGACCGTGGACGGTAGAATTTAGGATAAGAGATCTTTTAGTGGATTTTCGTGATGTTGAGTTGCCTGACCTAAATGAGTCAAGAAATCTGGATGATTCAGGTAATCTGAACATAAATAAGTTAACAAATCTGAATGTTGAGGTATTATATCAATTACATAATGTACGACGTAGGCGTGCTCCTCAATACCTCGGTGATACTGTGCAAATAGATTATTTATTTAGAGATAATAGTATTACGGTTGAACTACCAGATTATCTTCATTCCCAAAAAACTATGTTGATAGACAATATAATTCGTGTGCCCACACCAGAACAGACAGAAGGATTAATAAGGCAACCTGGTACGTACTGGCATGGTAGATATGGGAGAGGTTATGCATAATTTTAGAAATCAAATACAAACCCTATAATAATTCATATTATGTTAAGTAGAAAAAATATATACACTATATTATTTATATGTGTCACACATTTGGGATGTATGTCAAACTATTCTAACGAAATGTACAAACAAAAAGGAGATGATTCAAGTTTTAAGTTCAGTTCTAAAACGGAAGGTATACATACATTTGGTGGTGAAGGCAGTAATGTTGAGGTTATGAATGAATCTGAAGAAGAAAAATGTTCTGAAGATGATCTTTCTTGTAAAGTAAATAGTTTTTTGGACAAAAATGAACTTGAGTTAGGTTTTGCTATAACTGATGATATACTTGATTCAGTACTTATAAACTTATCTATGAATAAGGATAGTTTGAATTCATATGAGTTAAAAGAGTATAGGGAATTTTTAAATAAATACGGATCTATACGTGATACGGCATTCGATATATATCAATGTGAAATTCAAGAGGATGAAGAGTTGGATGATAAAATTCGAAAAAGTAATATAGAAGAAAAAGTTAAAAAAATAACATCAACTCAAATTTCATTTCATCGTTCTATTAAGAAACGAGGAAGAAATGAAAAAAATTATTGGTTAATAGCTAAAGATCGAGATACTCAATATTGTATAAATTTAGAAAAAAATTCTAATTTAGGACATGTATCTTATGTAGATAGTTCTGGTAACTTTGTAAATTTTGCTAAATATTTTTCAGAGTTTTTAGATAAAATTTTTAAAAAGTATGAAAAAAGTATTCAAAAATAAGTGTTTCTGTTCAGATTACACGATATTATTCCTTAAACCATAAGCTTCAACTTTAGGGTTTCTGTTTAGAAATTTGGCAAAAAACTTTTTTATAGTTTTTTATTAAAAATTAGATATTTGTATAAATTTTTTCGTGACAACATGCAGAAAAATTAATTTTCTGCACGTTTTATCCACAGTGGTAAACAAAAATAATTCGTATCCGTTGGCGACTATGGTTTTTAGGTGATTATATTTTTGAGCTTTTGTAAACAATTTAGTTTTTGTTTCTTCCAATTTAGGTATAAAAAGATAACGCATTCTAGGAATCTATTTCCTCTTTCGGATTACGTAAAGTAGTAATTTTTACGGTATACGACGTAGTGCCTGATTTGTCTTTCAGAAAGGTTATTGGTCAAAGGAATATTTATAGAATCCTGAAAAATTTCCATAACATAGGCTCTGCTCTCATTATATTTCTAGCTACTCAACTATCCTGGGCAGCACATGGTATCATAGAAATCGCTTTTAAGCCATACCAGATCCCCTTCCGAAATTTTATAATGCGTCTTAGAAGAGTATATAAGGGTATGGGTATTAGGCAAAATCGTGCGTGTAGGGTCGAGCAATGGCGCGGTAGTTTTACCCCCGTTTCCATCGCCCGCCTCGTCAAACGCAGCATACAGATTTTCCGTACTACGCTTTCCTGAAAACTTCTTATCATTGCCTATGTCCTATCTAATAGTTTTGCTTTCAGAATAAGTCTTACTCCACCTTGAACTATAAAAACCTTGCTTTAAGACACGACTTGTCAGCTTTAGCTTTGATATATACCCTCCTTCTCAGGTCCTGTAATATTATGGGCGTATTTATCATCATACCCTTACCTCCCTTTTTGTCGGAGCAATGTTATCAGTAGGGTGCCTTCGCTCCACATCCATTACGCTGTTTCCTCACTACTATACACCCGTCCGCCATCCTCTCATCTTTCAGCTCATTTCCTGGTGTTGCCAGTTATAGAGCCTACCCTGCTCCAGGAGTTTTCTTCCTGGGATGAGGAGGACTTCTCCAGTCACTCAGTATCTCCTTATGATCATGCTGCCACTAACACCCCGCTCAGGTATTAAGTCGTTTCAGTTAGTTTTCAACTTAATATATTGCCTTCACTATACATTCATTAGTTCGGCCCTGAGAGTTATTAGCTTTCGAGGCTACCCGTGTGTTCGCTTGCGCTGCGGCCTGATCATTCGCACTTATGCTTTAGATAAGTCTGTCAATAGGTTTCAGTATTTTGATTTCTCATGATACTGCTATCCAAGCTATAGACTTCTAACTTTTGGTCTAGTAGGACTTTCACCTACCGGAAAATACTAGTCTCTCTGGACACACAAATACACGCTAAGCGCTTACCACTTAGTGGCATATTCCTCCATAACATGCGCATCTGTAAAATTAAGATAGATTGCAGTAGTCATTAACCTATCATGTCGTACGTTTGTATTAACAAGATAATCTTATTAAAGAGCTGGAATAAAGCCGCTATCATGTTGGTAGTAGATACCGTTTTGGACGTTCCGCTCCCAGCTCTTTTCATCTTAAAAACTGAATAGTTCGTTGGCCATTCAAGCCCGTGTATGCGACGATAGTTCACAAGATGAATAAATTTAATACAAACATCTAATACTATGAAATATATAGGCATCGATATATCAAAAAGTAGTTTTGTGTCAGCTTTTCGTAAAGGTGAAGGCTATACTACGACTACATATACCAATGATCCAGATGGTATTGCCGTATTTTTGGCTCAACTTGATCAATCATTGCATCACTGTATTTTAGAGGCAACTGGCAACTATGGTGCTTTATTAGTAGAGATGCTGCTAGAATCTGAGATAGCTGTTTCAGTTATTAACCCTAAGCAAATCAAACATTTTGCTCGTGTGATGCAGCATACAACAAAAACAGATAAGATAGATGCCAAACTTATTGCGCTGTATGGCTCAAAGATGGAACCTAAGCCCTACACAATTCCTTCAGAAAGTATACAGGCTTTAAAGCAACAAAAAACACTCCTTTCTCAGCTCAAGAAACAACTTACGATGTCTTATAATTTGCTAGAGTCTTTTAGTGTATTGCCTAAAACAGATGATATATCCTTAACCATGCTTAAGTCAACTATAGCCTATCAGGAAGATCAAATAGCTGTATTAGAGCAAAAAATGCTTTCTATTACGGAGGAGGCTTATCAGGATCTCTATAAACGGATTAGCTCTATTAAAGGGATTGGTGATAGAACTGCTATCGAACTTATCGTTTCTATTGGTGGAGGTAGCCATTTTCAGAGTGCTAAACAGTTTTCTAAGTACGTGGGACTGGCACCTGTTTATGAGCATTCAGGCTCATCAATAAGAAAAAAAGGCCATATTAATCGTCATGGGAACCCGGGGTTACGTTCTTTACTCTATATGGCTTCTTGGTCAGCTATACGCTTTAATAAGGCCTGTAAAGCATTTTATGAAAGGTTAAAGGAAAGGGGAAAACCTAGCAAATTGGCCCTTATTGCTGTAGCTAATAAACTTATTAGACAGGTGTTTGCTATCATGAGAGATAATACTTTTTATGTAGATGGCCATCTATCTAAACTCAAGGTAAATCATTAGTATTGGGTGGATAGGCAATGTGATATTGCATAACTGAATAAATTATAAATTTATTATTTGATTATCAATATAAATTGTAATTATAATAGCTATAATGTGGACTTATGGATAACTTGATAAAGTTATCCATAAGTCCACATCCCAATTAAAATAGACCTTAAAGACCAAAAATTTTTGTCATAAAAAATTTGCTTATTAACATAGTTCGTCCAAGTATTTTTTGTATTGATGCTAAAGATATTCCTTTTTGTAGTGCTAAAGTTACGAATGTATGACGTAAGACATGAGGGGGTAATTTCTTGTGTTATTTTTGCTCTGTTAGCAATCTGTTTAATAATTTTTTGCACTTGCCTTACCCCAACAGGCCAGGCATTATTAATGGCGAAATAATGTTCAAGTAATGTTTGAACACGCTTAGACATGGGCACCACACGTTTTTTAGATTTTGTTCCATACGGCCCACCTTTTCCAGAAACACGAATCGCTTTTTGTTGCCATAGGATTTGCTGCGGAGTAAGCCCACATAGTTCGGATACTCTTAACCCTGTATCTAACAAAGTCCAAACGATTAATTTTTCTTGCACAGTTTCACAAGCCTGAGAGAGCCGATCCGTTTCTTCAAATCGTAAAGGTTCCATTACATATTGATACGCCATTTTATAATCTTTGCTTTAAGTTCGTAAAGGGTTAAATTTTACGAATTTAATTCGTTATTTTTTACTTTTACTAGCAGTAATTTATTAATTAATAAAACGTGAAATATACCAGATATTGAGTTATAAATATCTTATTATTACTGAAAGTCATTTTGTCTTGATAGTTCGTTTTATTAAGTGGATCACGAAGTCAAGAAGTTGTTGTTTTTGTGTCCATTTTTTTTAGGCTACTATACTCTTAGTGTGCTTTATTTTCCGCTTTCTGAGATCACTTCTTAATATGTTTGTTTAGTAATACGTAAATTTTGATACTATTGTGATATTAATATTGTATATTTGATTAATTCTCATTAAGAATGATATGTAAGTAATACTAAAAAAGTATCACTATAATATTAAGTAATGTTTATTATGACATATAAAATATATTGTAATAAATCTATATTAGTGTAAAAATGATATATGTAATAGGTGGTATTAAAGGAGGATCTGGTAAATCTACTATTTCTACAAATTTAGCAGTTTTAATGGCCAGAAAATTCAAAGATATTCTTTTAATTGATGCAGACGATCAACAAACAGCTTCTGATTTTACTGTGTTTAGAAGTGAAACGATGAAAGATAACTTGGATTATACATCCATTCAATTGTCAGATAGAACAGTTCGTGATCAAACAATAAAGTTAAGATCAAAGTATGACCATATTATTATTGATACAGGTGGTAGGGATACTACTAGTCAACGCGCTGCTATAAGCATTGCTGATATCTACTTAGTCCCATTTGTTCCTAGATCATTTGATATTTGGACAATAGAAAAAGTATCCACACTAATAGAAGAAATGAAGATCATTAACCCAAAGTTAAAATCATTTTCTTTTATCAATAAGGCTGATTTTAGTGGGCAAGATAATAGTGAGGCTGCTAACCTTCTTAAGGAGAATAAAACGTTGGAGTTCATAGATATTTTCATAGGAAACAGGAAGTCGTTTCCAAATGCATCTTCAAAAGGACTAGCAATTACTGAGATAAAGCCTAAAGATGTAAAAGCTATACAGGAGTTTAATGCTTTATTTAATTTTCTAATTAATATTAACTTAGATTTAAATTAATACTAAATTGGTTCTATAATACAATTAAAACGATATTAAAAAAATGGCTATTTCTAAAAAGTTACCATCTCATGATCGTAAAGTAAGTGATCTTATAAACAAGGGCGGTGCTGTTCCTAATACTAGTAAAAAAGAAGAGCGAAGTATACAAAATATACAATTAAGATTGCCTAATAGTCTAATTCAAAAGATTGATAGTCAATGTATAAATGATTACTATCAAGTAAAAAGATCTAGACATAGTTGGATATTGGATGCAATTTTAGAGAAAATTGATAGGGAAAGTGTGTAATTAGGGTACTAGGCAAAACCTTTTCTAAATAAACGTTATGTGGATCCATTTATCAGGATATTCCTACATAACATGAGTCTATTATTATTTAATGCTTATTAAAAAGCTACCTTTATGACAAAAAGACTAAAACATGACAGCTTAGCCAAAAAAATCCTTTCCGATCCAATAGCTGTTCAGGAGTTTTTAAACTATTATTTACCAGAATCGTGTAAATCATTGTTAGATCTAAGCACGCTTAAGGTAGAAAAAGAATCATTTGTAGAGGAAAATTTGAAACAAAAATTCAGTGATTTAGTATTCTCTATCAAAACTAAAAATAATCAGCAAGCTTTTGTGTATGCCTTGATCAAAGCCGAGGTAAGCCCTAAGTATTGGACAGCCTTTAAGCTATGGAAATATATGTTTCTCTTACTTGAAAGGCATAAGACGAAAAATAAATCAAAACTTCCACTAATAATTCCGCTGGTCGTATACCATGGTAATACACCTTTTACTGTCCCAAGAAATCTATGGGATTTGTTTAGTGAACCTAGTCTTTCTAAAGAACTTATGGGAGGAGATTATCAATTGGTAAATCTCTATGCTATGCCAGATAATGAAATCAAAAAGAAGGCACACTTGGACATGATGGAATATTTCATGAAATATGTTCACACCCGTGATATGCTTAAGTTATGGGAGGAATTTTTAGAAAATTTTAAATCATGTATTGTCCTAGACAAAGAAAAAGGTTATATTTACACAAGAAGCTTTTTATGGTATAGTGACAGTAAATTACCTGAAGATCAGCAGGCTGCTCTAGAAAATATTATAACAAAGCATCCACCTAGTGAAGATAAAGAAGATGTTATGAGAACTATAGCACAAAAATATAGGGACGAAGGTATCCGAATAGGACAAGATAAAGGAAAGTTGATGGGTATTCAGGATAGGACAAGAGAAAGGTATCCAAATAGGAGAGCAAAAAGGGAAGCTAGATATTGCCCGATCCATGCTTAATAAGGGCTACCCTGTAGAGGATATTATTGCTCTTACTGGTTTACCTGTATCTCGTATCGAGGAACTTGTGTAGACCTATTTGTATCTATCTTCTTCGGTACATTCTAAGTATTTAAGTTGAAAGATTCCAGTTCTAAAGAAATCATTATTCACCCAATATAGATCTGGATCTTTGGTCTTTGCTAATACCTTTTTGGCGCATAGTTCTGCTATTCCATCACAAGGATATTCCATATTTATATATATCATAAACCTATTAAACTCATTTAGCTTAAATAAGAATTTTTCTTCTTTAAATGAATGTTTACACATTAAATACTTTATGATATTCTTAGCTTTATTTGACAATTCATCTATGAAAAACTCGTCGAATTGTACCTCTGACCTGTAGTTTACAAAAGGGTTATAAGTAAACTCCTTCACTTCTTCTAGTTTGTATTTTTTGCTCATATTCATTTAGAATCTACTATTTCTTTTTATTTTACTTTTAACAATATGCTGTATTAGATCCTTGTTTAACTTCTCACTATATAGCTCTACAATAGATTCTTTATCATTTTTAGAAACTTCCTCTGATTGAATTTGAAGCCTATTAATTCGTTCCACGAGTTCTCCCATATCTAAGATATTTTTGTTTTTGATGCTTTCTAATTGAAAATACTTTACGGGGTCATTTTTATAAAAATTAGGATTAGATAGCGTTTTATCTATCTTTTTATTTTGAATCTTTAGATTTTTGATTTGTTCTTTGTAAACTGGAATCAGTCTATTATTGGCCTCTTTAGCTGCTATTTTTATCTGATCCGATCGGCGCAACTCTCTTTGAATGTCTGAGCAAATGGAATTTAAGCTTTTTGGAGGTTTTACACTTAGGAAATTACTACTTCTACCAGTAAAATAATCTACCCTACCTAACAGCGATTTTTCTCTATAACAGGAAAAAGAACAATCTCTTTTAAGCTCTCTAGTACAATCTAAGCTAGGAATATAATCACTAGGGTTTAAACTAATACCACTGATTTTTTCTGATATACCTAGTACAACTTTACCATATTTAGCATCAGATAGATCTTCGAATAATGCTTTTCCTTCGTTCTTAATAGAATTGGCATCTTCTACACTCTGTTTTAATTTTCTCATGCTATCAGCTGCATCCTTCATTTGTGCCAAAACATTACTAGAAGTGTCTACTTGTTCTTCCATTAACTGGGCTGTCTTTTCTTCTGGAGATAGACCAGGAATCCACTTTTTTAATCCATTAGGTAGGATTTTGTTTAAACCTGATTTGATAGAAGATCCTATACTTGCAGCAGAGGTTATAGGCATTAACAAGCATAAACAGACCACACCATATTTTTTAAACTTATTCATTTTTCTATTGGTTTAAGGAATACTTTTCTTCTATTTTCTATTGTTATTTTTTGCTCATTTTTAACAGATTTAATACCATCTACTACTACTCCGCTTATCTCTCTGATCCAAGAATTACTGCTACTACTAGCTGCTCTACTGAGCAATTTATTTTGCGCTTGATCAATGAAAGGATGTAAATTTTCTACTAATAGTCCAATCATATAATCTGAATCATATAAACCAATAGCAACCGGAATCACATTTTTACCAAATTCAGCTGTTTCTAATTTAGCCAGAATTCTCTCTTTTCCAAAAGCAACTATTCCGTATAAAAATGCACCTTTGGGAATTTCTTGCCCTTTGTAAGTAAAAGCTTCTTTGACACCTATTTTAATACTTCTGCCATGTTTGAGTTCTTGTGTGCCATAGACATAACCTGCAGCAAAGCTGTTTTTTACCTTAATATTCCTTTTTCTGCCTTTTCTTTCAAAGGATATTGGGAAGTAGTTTTTTTCCTGCTTTTGAGGAGGAACTACATTGTTAATTTTTTGCACTACCTTTTTGGTTTAACACTAACTGGTTCGACTTTTTTAGCCGGTTTTGGTACATCAGACTCTGGTTCAACTGTTGAGATATCTTTATTGATATTTTTGGCCATATCTTCAAACAAGGAGCAGCGTACCTGTGCTGATTGCATGCCACCAACACCTTTAATTCTTTGATTCGTTTCTTTAGTAATCGATAAGGGCTCTGCTTTTTCGAGTAGCTTACAAGGTTTGGGAGGAGTGGCTACAAAAAAATCATGCCAACTCTTTGTTTTTCTTACATCCCGTAATATAACCCAAGCAATAACCAACAATCCAGCTAACCCAAAAATTAATTGCTTCTTATCCAATTGTTCGCCAATGAAAAAGTCAAGACATACAAGAAAAGCACTAAAATATTAGTGATATACCGTTAATGTTAACCTTTTATTTATTTCTAGCTTTATTTCTATTTCAGTTACTTTACTGTGTGAAAATCAGTAGAATTTGTATTAATGACCGATACTTGAAATGGGCAGTTGATTTAGTATTCTATTCAGGGTTTGGGTGCTATACTCGCCTGATTTTAGTAGGGTCTATTTATTTTCTAGCATGGGATAGATTAAAGCTATTTTTATCAAAATCTTTCGGTAAAAATAATAATTTTACATCTATAGTATTAATTTTTTTATGGTTAATTTTTACATTTTGTTTTATCATTTTTGAAAGAACATGTATCTATTTATCCAGTTATGATTTTATAAAATCACGTGAATGGTTAATACCTTATCTATTTATACTATTTTTTGCCTCTTTTAGTATTCCATTTTGGTTTAATAGAGATATAAAGCCTTCTGTAAAAAAAGATAAAAATTCAATCATTAGTCCTAAATTTTACGATAAAAAGTCACCTTTTAGCATTGCTTTACCTACTAAAAATGGTCTATTGCCCATCAATAATCCTCATAGAGGAATTTATATACTAGGTGGTCCTGGAAGCGGTAAAACCAGGTATGTTTTAGAGCCAATATTATATGAAATGATACGAAAAAGTTATTGTGGACTTGTATATGACTATGATTTCGAAGGTACTCCAGTAAATCCAAAAAAGAGTTATTGCCTATCTAAATTTGTATATAATTGTTATTTACAATTACCAGAAAGGGACAGGAAAAATATTGCTTTTAAGACGATTAATTTTACAGATCTGAATAAAAGTAGTCGAATCAATCCTATTGATCCTATCTATATATCAGATAGAGCCTATTTAGAAGAAAATGTTACTGTTTTGTTAAAAAATCTTAATCCTGGAGGGAAAGATGATTTTTGGTATTTAAGTACTAAATCTCTTCTAAAAGGAATTATCGTCTACTTATCCAATCAAGCAAAAAGCTGTTGTACGTTACCACACGTATTAACGTTAGCTACTAAGCCTATTGACAAAACACTAGGTTTAATAGAACAAGACCCGGAAGCTTATTCTTATTCTAGTTCCATATTTGATGCATATAGAGGCGGAGATAAATCATCAAGTCAGTTAATAAGTATCATAGCAAGTTTTAAAACAAGCTTACAACCACTAATTGACAAGAATTTATTTTGGGTCTTGAGTAAAAATGAAATAAAGTTAAATATCAACGATAATATTGCTCCAACCATACTCTGTATTGGCAATTTTCCACCTGCCAAATCAGCTTTCAGTCCAGTTATATCTCTACTGATTACCATATGTTTTAAATCTATGTATGGGCATAATAGAACGAAGAGTTTTGTGGCCATAGATGAGCTACCTACCTTATACATCCCAGGTCTTTCAGAGGTCCCAGCCACGGCAAGAAAGTATGGTATTAGTACCATTTCTTGTATACAATCGAATGCCCAATTAGAAGATACCTATGGCAATATAGGCGCTAAAAAGATACAAGGTACCCTAAGTAATCAATTTATGGGCAACTGTGGTGTGGAATCTTCTAGATATGCCAGTTCCCTCTTTTGGCAAGGAAGAACATACGGTCAAATCTACAAGTTCCTCAGAAACCTGTCACAGTAATACTCAAGGTCACCATACTACGCATGGGAAAAATATCACTATACATGAACAAGAGTTGATCAAACCTAATGAGTTTTCAAGTTTTGATGTGGGTTTTTTTGCTGGGAAAGTAGTAGAAAGTGATAATGTATTTTTTCAGGAACAGTTCAAGGAGGTATCTTCTTATGATAAAAAATTTAAAGATGAGTTGTTAAAAGATTTACCAGATGTTACAAAGGTTAGTAATGAAGATATTGCATCCAATCAAAGGAAAATAGAAAAAGATATGGATCTACTTTTAGAGTATATGTAGATATTTTATTTTTTAGTTAAAAATTTTTGTATATTTTAAAATAATTTCATATATTTTTGCTACATTTATTATATATAGCAAAAATATATGAAATTATCATCATGTTATTTATATTTTTTAGCTTGTAGTTGTTTAGCTACTACTTGTGGAAAAACAGAGGTTAAGCCAAAAATTGAACATAATCAGCTGAATCAAAAGAAAGATTCCTCTAAAAATAGTCAGATGGGTTCCAAGAAGTGTTTAGATGTCAATGGAATAGATTCAGGAAGTCTTCCATCTTTATATAAGGCAGTAGGTTTCAATGATTTACAAGAAGCTAGGATCCTATTGGAATCAGGCGCTGATCCGAATGTTATCTATAAAGATGACTGCCCTCTTGAGGCAGCTGTTCGTAAGAGAAACAAGGAAATGGTTTCTTTATTACTCTCTTATGGGGCTAAAATTGTTTTTCAAGAAGATGGAAGATCAAAGGTTTTGGACTATGTGCGCTATGAAAAAGATGATGCATCCAAAGAGATATATGATATATTAGTTTCTAACCTACCTCCAGATGAGGCTGCTAGGTTAGACCTAGAGTGGCAAAAAGATATTAATGAAGTTAATAACAGAAGTACGCTTTTGTTACAAGCTGTTAGAAAAAATGATTTAGAAAAGGCGAGAAAACTTTTAAAGTTAGGCGCAGATCCGAATATAACTAATGTAAGTAGTAACCCTCTTGAGGTAGCTATACGTAATAAGAATAAAGAGATGATCTCTTTATTACTTTCTCATGGAGCAGAGGTAATATTTAGAAAAGATGGGAAGTCGGATATTTTAATCTCTTTAGAGTTAGATAACGATCAAGAAACTCTTGACATAATCCTTTGCCATTTCGCTAGGAAAGGTAAGAAAGATTCAGTGGGTTTATCTCCTATTCATTGGGCTTGTAGGGATGGCCATCTAAGTATAGTAAAGCATATTTTAGAGGAATATCCTTCTCTGGTTCACAATACAGATAATCCTTATAAATTCACACCGCTTCATTGGGCTTCCAGACGAGGGTTCAAAGAGATCGTTGCATTACTTATTGCTAAAGGTGCCAGCAAAACAGCTATAAGCAAAAGCGGATTTACACCTTTGATGTTAGCCATATCTAATAAACATGAAGCTTTGAGCGATATTCTTTCCCAGATGGTTTTTCAAGACATTCAAAATTGGTAGACAAAGATTGGCAGTGTAGTATCTGTATAGAAGGCGTACAGGATTCTAGGGATAAAATATTTCCAGTTATTCCGTTGGATTGTGGTCATAAGTTCCACTTCAGGTGTATTACTATGCATGTGTTGAACCAGCATGACAATGATCAAACCATTAACTGTCCTAACTGCCGTAGAAATCTATCAGAAGATATGATTCAAAAAATAGTTTCTAGTGCTACTACTCCAACCATGAGTGCATTTAGTACGTTAAATGCAGTTAAGCAAAAAGATATGCCAAAGTTAAAGTTTTTATTAGAAAAAGGTGGCAATCCTAATGAATCATCTATTTCCAATGCAGCCTTAGAAGACGCCGTTCGTCAATCTAATTATGAGATGGTAACCTTGTTATTGGACTATGGAGCTGATCCTACATACCAAGACCCTGGAACAAATAATACGCCTCTACATTATGCAGCAGATAATATGCTTTTTGAAAGAACTAGTCAGGATGTATCTGATAAAATATTCATAGACCTTATTAAGCATGGTGCTAAGGTAAATATGCAACGATTAGGGTCTGATAGCCGTGAAACACCTAGAGATTGTGTGTGTACGTGTGACAATCCTCTGCTTGTTTTAACGGAAGCTG encodes:
- a CDS encoding SMI1/KNR4 family protein, which gives rise to MYKQKGDDSSFKFSSKTEGIHTFGGEGSNVEVMNESEEEKCSEDDLSCKVNSFLDKNELELGFAITDDILDSVLINLSMNKDSLNSYELKEYREFLNKYGSIRDTAFDIYQCEIQEDEELDDKIRKSNIEEKVKKITSTQISFHRSIKKRGRNEKNYWLIAKDRDTQYCINLEKNSNLGHVSYVDSSGNFVNFAKYFSEFLDKIFKKYEKSIQK
- a CDS encoding IS110 family transposase, producing the protein MKYIGIDISKSSFVSAFRKGEGYTTTTYTNDPDGIAVFLAQLDQSLHHCILEATGNYGALLVEMLLESEIAVSVINPKQIKHFARVMQHTTKTDKIDAKLIALYGSKMEPKPYTIPSESIQALKQQKTLLSQLKKQLTMSYNLLESFSVLPKTDDISLTMLKSTIAYQEDQIAVLEQKMLSITEEAYQDLYKRISSIKGIGDRTAIELIVSIGGGSHFQSAKQFSKYVGLAPVYEHSGSSIRKKGHINRHGNPGLRSLLYMASWSAIRFNKACKAFYERLKERGKPSKLALIAVANKLIRQVFAIMRDNTFYVDGHLSKLKVNH
- a CDS encoding tyrosine-type recombinase/integrase; this translates as MAYQYVMEPLRFEETDRLSQACETVQEKLIVWTLLDTGLRVSELCGLTPQQILWQQKAIRVSGKGGPYGTKSKKRVVPMSKRVQTLLEHYFAINNAWPVGVRQVQKIIKQIANRAKITQEITPSCLTSYIRNFSTTKRNIFSINTKNTWTNYVNKQIFYDKNFWSLRSILIGMWTYG
- a CDS encoding AAA family ATPase, whose protein sequence is MIYVIGGIKGGSGKSTISTNLAVLMARKFKDILLIDADDQQTASDFTVFRSETMKDNLDYTSIQLSDRTVRDQTIKLRSKYDHIIIDTGGRDTTSQRAAISIADIYLVPFVPRSFDIWTIEKVSTLIEEMKIINPKLKSFSFINKADFSGQDNSEAANLLKENKTLEFIDIFIGNRKSFPNASSKGLAITEIKPKDVKAIQEFNALFNFLININLDLN
- a CDS encoding Rpn family recombination-promoting nuclease/putative transposase, yielding MTKRLKHDSLAKKILSDPIAVQEFLNYYLPESCKSLLDLSTLKVEKESFVEENLKQKFSDLVFSIKTKNNQQAFVYALIKAEVSPKYWTAFKLWKYMFLLLERHKTKNKSKLPLIIPLVVYHGNTPFTVPRNLWDLFSEPSLSKELMGGDYQLVNLYAMPDNEIKKKAHLDMMEYFMKYVHTRDMLKLWEEFLENFKSCIVLDKEKGYIYTRSFLWYSDSKLPEDQQAALENIITKHPPSEDKEDVMRTIAQKYRDEGIRIGQDKGKLMGIQDRTRERYPNRRAKREARYCPIHA
- the traM gene encoding conjugative transposon protein TraM: MQKINNVVPPQKQEKNYFPISFERKGRKRNIKVKNSFAAGYVYGTQELKHGRSIKIGVKEAFTYKGQEIPKGAFLYGIVAFGKERILAKLETAEFGKNVIPVAIGLYDSDYMIGLLVENLHPFIDQAQNKLLSRAASSSSNSWIREISGVVVDGIKSVKNEQKITIENRRKVFLKPIEK
- a CDS encoding type IV secretory system conjugative DNA transfer family protein, with translation MKISRICINDRYLKWAVDLVFYSGFGCYTRLILVGSIYFLAWDRLKLFLSKSFGKNNNFTSIVLIFLWLIFTFCFIIFERTCIYLSSYDFIKSREWLIPYLFILFFASFSIPFWFNRDIKPSVKKDKNSIISPKFYDKKSPFSIALPTKNGLLPINNPHRGIYILGGPGSGKTRYVLEPILYEMIRKSYCGLVYDYDFEGTPVNPKKSYCLSKFVYNCYLQLPERDRKNIAFKTINFTDLNKSSRINPIDPIYISDRAYLEENVTVLLKNLNPGGKDDFWYLSTKSLLKGIIVYLSNQAKSCCTLPHVLTLATKPIDKTLGLIEQDPEAYSYSSSIFDAYRGGDKSSSQLISIIASFKTSLQPLIDKNLFWVLSKNEIKLNINDNIAPTILCIGNFPPAKSAFSPVISLLITICFKSMYGHNRTKSFVAIDELPTLYIPGLSEVPATARKYGISTISCIQSNAQLEDTYGNIGAKKIQGTLSNQFMGNCGVESSRYASSLFWQGRTYGQIYKFLRNLSQ
- a CDS encoding ankyrin repeat domain-containing protein; the encoded protein is MKLSSCYLYFLACSCLATTCGKTEVKPKIEHNQLNQKKDSSKNSQMGSKKCLDVNGIDSGSLPSLYKAVGFNDLQEARILLESGADPNVIYKDDCPLEAAVRKRNKEMVSLLLSYGAKIVFQEDGRSKVLDYVRYEKDDASKEIYDILVSNLPPDEAARLDLEWQKDINEVNNRSTLLLQAVRKNDLEKARKLLKLGADPNITNVSSNPLEVAIRNKNKEMISLLLSHGAEVIFRKDGKSDILISLELDNDQETLDIILCHFARKGKKDSVGLSPIHWACRDGHLSIVKHILEEYPSLVHNTDNPYKFTPLHWASRRGFKEIVALLIAKGASKTAISKSGFTPLMLAISNKHEALSDILSQMVFQDIQNW